The window TGCGGTTAATTCCTATTTTCACAAGTTTCTAGTTTTCAATAGATTTTTAATTCCGTATCAATTCCGTATCCATTCCAATTGGAGCATTAAAATGAGAGAATTGTGATATAATAGATGATGTAAAATGAAGTACACACAAAGCAGCAATCGCATAATATCGGGATTTAGATAAATTTTAGGGCagaaacaataacaaaatacaCAGAAATTTACACAAGCTACTAGGCAATATTTTTTCCAATTGCCCAATAATTCAGtaaagaaaatacaataataGAAGAAATTACATAAGAATCTGATGGACCAATTATGACTGAATTTACACATTGAAGCAATTAAGAGCAACAGCCTCCAATTTCGGATGTTTGGGGTTGCGGTTGTTGCTTTAAAACATTCCTTTTCACTGCTGTAGATCCTTCTTCCAAAAGACTAGGAACTTCCATTATCTATCAAATGGAGCAATATTGTCACTATAGCAAATCAAAAACCAatgcaaaacaaataaaaaattgcagTTCCAATCTTTCAGCATCACTTTGCTTCCATACCTTTTGTGCAAGTTCCTCGAAGCATCGATCCACATTTTCTCTAGTTTTGGCACTACATTCAAAAAACAGACATCCTAACTCTTCGGCAAGTGCTAAACCCTCTTCTTTAGTCACAACCCTTTCAGAATCcttacaaagaaataaaatattaaacataataacatcataccaaaaactgaaatcaGTGAAGTATATCTTCTTAAAGTTTATTGCTCCAGAAAGTATCAAGTTTTTGTATGTAAGGAGCCTCAAATTTGAGAATTGACATACCAGTGTTTGTCCAAGGGCTTACTCCTACCACTACACCACATTCATCTAAGCTTTTGTAACAAGTTTAGACCCTTTTAGTTAAACTTCTTCATTAGTATTTAtagttgaagaaaattaaagggtaaaattaaatttaaccccTTTCTtaagttaaaatcaatttatgtGTCTCCATTTATAGATAACTTAAATCAGACAACTTCTATGAAATTTAATGACAGGTTTATGTTGCTTTGACTACAAGAAAGGCTCGACATGACACTTGTTTCTCTTTGAAGTACATCCGTGCATCATCCGTATAttcaatctatatttattattgaatgagttaaatatatttttattttctaaactttaacacaattattttcttaaactttgatacaattttgtttttaaactttaaaaattaataaatatagtctttataacttaattatgttaaactttGTTAATGTGTGTCTCCagatattttaaactattttgatttgtttatatcatttaatatatttcaactaaaatgttaatttagaaCACTTTTTAACACGTAAGAAaaatttaacaccgttaaaTCAAGAGACTGTATCCATCCATTTCTTAAGTTCAGATgtcaaaatgtattaaaatttgaaataaaaacaaattatttcaattttgcatCAAGTTtagaaactatatatatatatatttaatccttCTTGAATTGATGTGGAATTGATTTGGAATTCAGTAAAAGTGATGCTACTTGCAGACATAGGTGATGGACTCACTTGAGATGTCAATTTTCAACTAAGCTAAAAGATATAATGTGGTCCGTTATTCACAGTCATTTTCTTAATGCAGAGCAGAGCCACACATTTAATTGTATtccataatttttattttcaaacacttCATTGTTGAAAGATTTCACAGTCATTGGATCATATATTTCCAACAAGAATAAAACACAACTTACTCTGTCAACTTTATTTCCAACTAGCATCTTCACGCAATTCTGATTAGTTGAATAGAGTTCCACTTCTTTAGACCACACTTCTGATAAGTTTGTGAAGGTGTCTCTTCTCGTTACatcataaactaaaaataaaaaaaaaaaatatataagaaagcTTGGATTAAACATGTTGTGTAACAACTAAAGTGAGTCCGATACAGACAAAAATGTACATAAACCATTTTAACATACCAAGAATGATTCCTTGCGCTCCTCTGTAGTAAGAACTAGTTAGCGTTCTGAACCTTTCTTGTCCAGCTGCAACATAGATGTAATATTACCacttcaatcaaacaataatgTCAATGGACAAATGATTCATCAGAAGGTCAATAGAAGGAACAATTTCACATACTAGTTTgcatcaattcacatgaaccaATTATTACCTGTGTCCCAAATAGTCAGTTTCAATCTCTTCCCACCAACTTCGAACACCTTGATCTTAAAATCAACACCTACGTAACACAGAACAACACAAGATAAGAACAAATAGCATTACATCAAATCATGCCTGTCATATCTGATAAAACcagatagaaaaaataaaatattgaagttaTTTTGTACAGAATGATATCAGATAACCAAAGTATTAAGCACTGATTCCATaacaaacaatgaaaacatAGTACATAGAAAAATCTGACtcaaaaaggtaaaaatacAGATACTCAAAACGTTCACAAGTGGTCCCCAAGAGCACTCTTGAAACCCACATGAGAAGTTCATAATTCTccgtttttttccttttaaacataacaaaaaatcGTGATATTTTCATGATTAAGTCTAAATCGTAGGTGTGGGAGCAAGCGTGAGAAAGAATGGGTTTCAGAGGCTACGATGAATTACCGATTGTGGGGGCAATATCTTCAACAGAGTTGGATATGAAGCTAACAAGGAGGCTACTTTTTCCCACGGCAGAGTCACCGATCAACAAGATCTTGAAGGAGAGATCATAGCCACTGCTCTGACCAGAAGAAGAACTCATTCtctgctctctctctctctctctctctggcTCTCTCAATGGTGATGATGACAACAACGAAGTGCTTCTCAAAAAAGTGTGTGTttctttatatgtatatatccGTGAAtgaaaagtacaaaagaaaGGAACCTATGTTATGGAAGTgggtagagagagagagagaacaaaatggggtgagagaaaagaaagcagAAAAGGTAACCTGTAATGATAAACGGGGTATAACTTTAGCAGCATTTTTCATCGCtcttgagagagagagagtgaaagagAAGCTAAAGAAAACGGCTACCTTTGCCCGAGTTAACGAACAATAATCAGCTTACACGCCACAGGAACAACGCAACAACACAACAACgtatatattcttttcttaatttctttttatatgacAACCTTCTTTTTTTCGAATTATTCTTCTATCTCTTTTCATAATGCTGACGTAAATTGTACACACAAAGTGTTTATTACAATTCATTTAatggaaattaattaattaatcaattgtCAAATTAATTTAGTAGGTATTGATGGACATATTTTCGTCGACCGTGTGAATGCTACGAttttaattcctcaaatttaaagatatcaattaagtatttttaaatattttaagttccTTGTAGTTTTTATacgtaaatttttatattttaatcgtCAATCAAATAGTTTTATAAGGTACTGTTGTATCAGTAAACTAGTCGAGTGACCCGTGTACACAtggtttttttttgttaataattgtTTCCATGTTATTATAGAATTGAATAAGCGCTGTTAGGAAAACGTTGTACAAAATATATCATATGGCTGTTAGCAAAATTCTGCACAGAATCTATCGTATGCTGCACAAAATATATCAGATTGCACAGAATATATCATATTGCTGTTATATAAATAGTCGTGATACAATGcttgatttttcaaataaaatcaaaaccacACGTCGGGCTCTAGGTGGCATAACAACCAATCCGGTGAAATCTCAACAATGCTAACAACACGGCTCACCAGGCGGAGTGAATAGTTTTGGTGACAATTTTGACACTTTTGATATTATGTTATTGCGTTTGCTTGCTGTTGTTAACCTGTGGAGTGAATAGTTTTGGTCATTGTTTCGGATAAGGGACCTAAGACTGAACAAAAGCCAATCTGCTCTGATGAAATGCTTCGGATAATCTCACTCCTACGTCTGATCGGGTACGATCTCCATGTTAACattccgacgctcaagtcatcAAAGTCACAATAATCTCAAGGTAAAAGTGATTAGATCAAAAGTGAAATACATAACTAACATCTCTATATTTATAGGCATCAAAGTCAAGTAATGGGCATTAACTACCTGTAACCGCTGATCTGCAAAAGATTCGCCCCCCAGTTGTAACCGTTGTCGTTGTGCCCGCAGAATTCGCCCCGCCAATCGGACCCACCTTTATCTTATACTCACACTTCCTCGCAGATCACCCGACCAACCTATCAACCATGCCGATCGACTCCCAAGCCTTCTTCATCGGTTCCCATTATACTTGTTACCCATTCACCTTGCTTTTTCCTGATCGACCACCCCCCTTTCCCCATGCAAGCCTACCGATCACCCCTATACactacataagccccccaagccccgagcATTGATACAAGCGAACGGGTTTAATCGTTTCCTGACAAGGATGGCAACTGGAGAGTCACATCTTTCTGGCCCTACAATTCGCCTATCATCAACGACGCAGAATGATTCACGCATCATTCCATGTTGGATTTGAAAAGTCCTTTGTTCTCCACCCTTAGATTTCCTAACAACTAACGGCTACAATTGACTCATGAAACCGCTTTATTCGGCTATAAATAGATGGAGGGCTCCTCTCCATTTATGATATTTGCTATCTTCTGCACCTTCTAACCGAACCTCTTCTTTCGCGATCCGATCGTCTACTTCGAGGTAATGTGTCTCTCTTCCCACTCATCCAATAGGTCTAAGGGCAAGGGTCGAGGGTATGATGACGATGGGGCGGCGTCGACGTCAGCGTCCGATTTCTCGTCTGCAACTTCATCCCGTTCTTCTGGTAATGAGGTAGCATTTAATTATGACAATTCTCGGATGCGGACCTCTATCGTTCCTCCTCCTATAGTGCAAGGGTATGACTGGGCCCCTCACGAGGTTAGGAACTAC is drawn from Vigna radiata var. radiata cultivar VC1973A unplaced genomic scaffold, Vradiata_ver6 scaffold_267, whole genome shotgun sequence and contains these coding sequences:
- the LOC106755130 gene encoding ras-related protein RABC2a, whose product is MSSSSGQSSGYDLSFKILLIGDSAVGKSSLLVSFISNSVEDIAPTIGVDFKIKVFEVGGKRLKLTIWDTAGQERFRTLTSSYYRGAQGIILVYDVTRRDTFTNLSEVWSKEVELYSTNQNCVKMLVGNKVDRDSERVVTKEEGLALAEELGCLFFECSAKTRENVDRCFEELAQKIMEVPSLLEEGSTAVKRNVLKQQPQPQTSEIGGCCS